The DNA sequence TTACATCGTCTCCAAGCCCATGGCCGGGGACGACGTCGCGCAGTTCCAGCGACGGCTCGGTGAGCTCGGCTTCTACGCGGGACTGGTCGACGGGACCTTCGGGCCTCTCACCCACGCCGCCGCGACCGATTTTCAGAGGGACTGCGGTCTTCACCCCGACGGCGTCGTAGGCGCGGAGACCCTTGACACCCTGAGCAAGTTCTCGACGCTGTTCAAGGGTGGCGACGTCTCGTCGCTGGTAGAACGAGAGCGCGCGCGGACCTCCGGCCCGATGCTCGCCGGCAAGCGTATCGTGCTGGATCCCGGGCCCAGCGGGTCGGAGAACCCGATCCGCATCGACACCCCGCTCGGAACGATCACGGATGCCGAACTGTTGTGGGACATCACCCGTCGGCTCTCTGAGCGGATGAACCAGGCCGGCGTCGAGGTCTTCCTCTCGCGACCCGAGGCCATGATCCCGACGGACCCGGAACGGGCCGAGATCGCCAACGCGTTCAACGCCGATCTCATGATCTCTCTCCGCCTGGACCGGCATCCCAACCCGGTCGGCAACGGGATCGCCACGTTCTACTTCGGCAACTCCCTGGGAGCCGAGTCGATGCTCGGGGAAGCTCTGTCCGGCTTCATCCAGCGGGAGATCGTCAGTCGTACCGACCTCCGTGACTGTCGCACCCACGGGCGGAGTTGGCCGCTTCTCCGGATGACGCGGATGCCCTCCATCCAGATCGTCCTGGGGTACGCCCACAATCCCGGTGATCTGTCCATCCTCGGGGACCGTGCGGCCCAGGACACCATCGTCGACTCGATCCTGGTCGGGGTGAAGCGTCTCTACCTCCTCGACGAGGACGATCACCCCACGGGTTCCATGTCCGTCAACGAGCTGATCGACTACGAGCAGCGTCAGCGGGACTGACGGCGCGCCCGTGGGGCCTGAGGGGCCGCGAGCGGGATGTCCTCACCGTGCCGCGCGGTCGCCCCGGACAACACCCGCAGAGTCCTGGTGGCGAATCCCCGCTCGGCGAAGAGCTGATCGAGCGCTCTCTCCACGTCGGCCTTCCAGAGGTGATCGCTCTCGATGTCGAGGCGGAGTCGAGGATGGGTCTCGTGCTCGGCCACCACGGTGAAACCATGCTCGACGAGGAAGCCGGTCGGCGCGATGCACGACTCGGAACCGCACATGTCACGTGACAATACGTCCCCGGTATCCGAGGCCGAGATCCCGAATGCCTCGATCGCCTTGATGCCGCGTCGGCGAAGGTCGGACACCACCGCGTCGAGCAGCGAGGTGGGAGCACCGCCCGGCGCACCATCTTCGATACTCATCCCCGCCAGCAGGATGGCGTCCGAGCCCACCGGTGACGTCGGGAAGCATGCTGCACGAGGAACCATGGCCGGCGGCGCATAGAACGCAGCGCCGGTCGCGCGGTCACCCTCACGCGCGACCTGACCGCACACTCCCCATTCCAGGGAGACGTGCGAGATCCAGGCCTCCTTCTCGAACTCCGGATCTCCCGGCTGATCGTCGCTGTGCTGCCCATCGGTCTGCCAGTACACGCACCTGCGAGCACGCGGTCCCAACTGGTCCACGGCCGAGAGGTCGAGTGGTCGGATCGAGTTCATCGTGACGGACCCGGCGACCCGCCCTCGAGCAGCGTCAGGACCCGGTGGAGATCGTCGGCGTCCCCCACATCTATGGTGATCCGTCCCTTACGCCGGCCCATCGTGACGGACACCGAGGTCTCGAAGCGGTCGGACAGTCTGCCCGCGACCGCCTCCAGCTCGGGGTTCCGGCGTCGGCCCTGACGAGTGGGGGAGGTAGTCGGGGCGGGGCCGTTCCCCTCTCTGTTCAGCAGCGTGACGATCTCCTCAGTCGCCCGGACCGACAAGCCCTCCGCCACGATCCGCGCTGCGAGTTCGTCCTGGGCCGACACCCCGGCTTCCACTCCGAGGAGTGCCCTCGCATGTCCCGCCGACAAGACGCCCGCGGCCACTCTGCGCTGGACTGCGGTCGGCAACTGAAGGAGGCGAATGCTGTTGGTGATGGCCGGTCGGGATCGACCGATCCGGTTCGCGAGTTCGGCCTGGGTGACGTCGAACTCCTCGAGCAGTTGCTGATATGCCGCCGCCTCCTCGAGGGGATTGAGCTGGACCCGATGGATGTTCTCCAGAAGTGCGTCCCGGAGCAGGTCTTCGTCGTCGGTCTGCCGGACGATCGCCGGAACGGTCTGGAGCTCCGCCCGCTGGCTCGCCCTCCACCGCCTTTCACCCATGATGAGCTGATAACGATCGGCCGCGATCTCGCGGACGACGATCGGCTGGAGGAGCCCGAACTCCTTGACCGAGTGTGCCAGCTCGGCCAGTGCCTCCTCGTCGAAGTGAGTCCGCGGCTGTCTGGGGTTGGGTTCGATCGCGGAGGGGGCGATCTCACGGTAGACCGCCCCCGGATCCACCAAGTCGTCGGTTTCACGTGAAACCGTGGTGTCGTCGGCATTCTGGGCGGCCGGTCGTTCACCCGAGCCCGCAGGGGATGCCGTGGCGGACGGGGCGGGGCCTGACCCTGTCGACCGCGGTTTCGGGGGAGTGGTCCTGGGCCCACCGCTGCGCGGCCCGAGGATCACGTCTGCCGCGTCGCTACCCAACCGCGGACCTTCGTCCGGTCCGGTGGGGATCAACGCCGCCAGCCCACGACCGAGCCCGCCCCTCCGTTGCTGACTCATCGCGTGCCCTCCGTACCGGTCGATGCCCGGGTGGCCTCACCATGTGACGCCACCCGATCACTGCGCTCGTTCAGCTCTTTCGCCGCATCCAGGTACGCCAGCGCCCCTCGGGATCCCGCGTCGTACTGGAGTATCGTCATCCCGTACCCGGGCGCCTCAGACACCTTGACGCTGCGTGGGATCACAGTCCGCAGGACGGCGGCGCCGAAATGGTTCCTGACCTCTCCCGCGACCTGTTCGGCGAGCTTGGTGCGTCCGTCATACATCGTCAGCATGATGGTGGAGATCCGGAGTTCCCGGTTGAGGTGCTGCTGGATCAGTTCCACGTTGCGCAGCAGCTGGCCGACACCCTCGAGGGCGTAGTACTCGCACTGGATCGGGATGAGGACCTCACTGGCGGCCACCATGGCGTTCACGGTGAGCAGCCCCAGAGAGGGCGGACAGTCGAGGAAGACGTAGTCGATACCCAAGGACACCAGGTCGTCCATGTTGAGGACCTCGGCGAGCCGGCGTTCCCGGTGTTCCAGCCCGACCAACTCGATCTCCGAACCCGCCAGATCGATCGTCGCCGGGATACAGAACAGCCGCTCAGCGTGCGGGCTGCGCTGCATGAGATCCTCCACAGCGCTCTCCCACATCAGAAGCTCATAGCTCGACGGCGTCCCCTCCCGGTGGTCCACTCCGAGTGCGGTGCTGGCGTTTCCCTGCGGGTCCATGTCGATCACCAGGACCCCGAGTCCACCGAGCGCGAGAGACGCCGCGAGATTGACTGTCGAGGTGGTCTTTCCCACGCCGCCCTTCTGGTTGGCGATGGTGATGATCCGGGGATGGGATGGCCTGGACAGCGGGGGAGAGTCCCCGTGCAGAAGCTCGTTCGCCTGCCGCGCGGCGGCGAAGATCGGCGTCTCGTGTTCGGACATCCGTCACCTTTCAACTACGTGTGAGGGCAAGTGGGGCCCAGAGGTCTTCACGGCGTATGGGCGCGTTGTCAGTGTTTCACGTGAAACCGACATCCACCCCCGCGAGCCATGCAGTCACCGCCCACCACGAGAACCACGCACGCGGGACCGACTGCCACGGCTACCCACTCTAGTCGTGAGGGTAGCGATGACCAGCCTCGTCTCCTCGGCATCCGGCGCGGATACGATCTCGACCTCCACGTCGTCGAACCCGAGTCGCCGGAGCGCATGCCGGTCCCTCTCCACCTCGTCGGCGGCGGACGCCCCCTTCAACGCCACCATCCTCCCACCCGATCGGAGCAACGGCGCAGACCACCCGGCGAGCTTGGCCAGCGGGGCCACGGCGCGGGAGGTCACCACGTCTGCTCCGCCCACCTCGGCGACGACGGACTTCTCCTCGGCTCGTCCCCGGACGACCCGGACGTCTATCCCGAGATCGTCGACCACCTCCTGGAGGAACGTGGACCGACGGAGCAGCGGTTCGACCAGGGTCACACGGAGGTCCGGACGAGCGAGAGCCAGGGGGATACCAGGAAGTCCGGCCCCGCTCCCGATGTCCACCACTGTCTCGCCGTCGGCCAGCGCAGCGGCGGCGGCCGCGCTGTTGAGGACGTGCCGGTCCCACAGACGTGGGCGTTCGCGGGGCCCCATCAATCCTCGCTCCAGGCCCGCGGTCGCCAGGAACCGGACATACTTCTCGGCGAGCTCGAGGCGGTCACCGAAGACCGACTCCGCCCCTTCC is a window from the Dietzia sp. JS16-p6b genome containing:
- the rsmG gene encoding 16S rRNA (guanine(527)-N(7))-methyltransferase RsmG, which gives rise to MTDPPGEVSEDTPPSPVAEDAAGVPEGAESVFGDRLELAEKYVRFLATAGLERGLMGPRERPRLWDRHVLNSAAAAAALADGETVVDIGSGAGLPGIPLALARPDLRVTLVEPLLRRSTFLQEVVDDLGIDVRVVRGRAEEKSVVAEVGGADVVTSRAVAPLAKLAGWSAPLLRSGGRMVALKGASAADEVERDRHALRRLGFDDVEVEIVSAPDAEETRLVIATLTTRVGSRGSRSRVRGSRGGR
- a CDS encoding ParA family protein, whose protein sequence is MSEHETPIFAAARQANELLHGDSPPLSRPSHPRIITIANQKGGVGKTTSTVNLAASLALGGLGVLVIDMDPQGNASTALGVDHREGTPSSYELLMWESAVEDLMQRSPHAERLFCIPATIDLAGSEIELVGLEHRERRLAEVLNMDDLVSLGIDYVFLDCPPSLGLLTVNAMVAASEVLIPIQCEYYALEGVGQLLRNVELIQQHLNRELRISTIMLTMYDGRTKLAEQVAGEVRNHFGAAVLRTVIPRSVKVSEAPGYGMTILQYDAGSRGALAYLDAAKELNERSDRVASHGEATRASTGTEGTR
- a CDS encoding ParB/RepB/Spo0J family partition protein → MSQQRRGGLGRGLAALIPTGPDEGPRLGSDAADVILGPRSGGPRTTPPKPRSTGSGPAPSATASPAGSGERPAAQNADDTTVSRETDDLVDPGAVYREIAPSAIEPNPRQPRTHFDEEALAELAHSVKEFGLLQPIVVREIAADRYQLIMGERRWRASQRAELQTVPAIVRQTDDEDLLRDALLENIHRVQLNPLEEAAAYQQLLEEFDVTQAELANRIGRSRPAITNSIRLLQLPTAVQRRVAAGVLSAGHARALLGVEAGVSAQDELAARIVAEGLSVRATEEIVTLLNREGNGPAPTTSPTRQGRRRNPELEAVAGRLSDRFETSVSVTMGRRKGRITIDVGDADDLHRVLTLLEGGSPGPSR
- a CDS encoding N-acetylmuramoyl-L-alanine amidase — protein: MAWRRGDRGPEVASIRATLAGMGLLHNIDSVGLTEPETGSVLARTDAVFDADLETAVLAFQQARGLISDGIVGPSTQAALRDATYVLGTRDLSYIVSKPMAGDDVAQFQRRLGELGFYAGLVDGTFGPLTHAAATDFQRDCGLHPDGVVGAETLDTLSKFSTLFKGGDVSSLVERERARTSGPMLAGKRIVLDPGPSGSENPIRIDTPLGTITDAELLWDITRRLSERMNQAGVEVFLSRPEAMIPTDPERAEIANAFNADLMISLRLDRHPNPVGNGIATFYFGNSLGAESMLGEALSGFIQREIVSRTDLRDCRTHGRSWPLLRMTRMPSIQIVLGYAHNPGDLSILGDRAAQDTIVDSILVGVKRLYLLDEDDHPTGSMSVNELIDYEQRQRD